The genomic DNA GAACAGCATCACGATGTTCACGGGCAGGGTGCCGTTCTCGGCCAGCAGGGCCTCGACGGCCTTGACGTGGATGTAGAGCTGGCCCTTGTCGTCGGCACTGCCCCGCGCGATGAGCTTGCCGTTGCGGATCACGGGCTCGAAGGGTGGGCTGTCCCACAGATCCAGGGGGTCCACGGGCTGCACGTCGTAGTGGCCGTAGACCAGCACCGTGGGTGCTCCGGGAGCCCCGCGCCACTCGGCCGTCAGGATCGGATGCCGGGGCGTGGGATGAATCGTGCAATTGGTCAGCCCCGCCTCTTCGCAGCGCATCTTGAGGTGCTGCACACAGGCCAGCAGATCCTGGCTGTGCTCGGGAGCGGTGGAAATCGAGGGGAAACGCAGAAACTCGATCAGTTCCTGCTCGTAACGCTCGCGCTGGCCGCGGATGCGGGCCAGGGTGGCTTCCAGTGTCTTCATGGTGGTTCCTGTTTTCTCCGGTTGGGGCGTTCTGGCCATGGCTCCCGTGAGACGGTGTCGGGGCCGGAAAATGCTCCGCCAAGGTACGGCAATCCCGGCTGGCAGGCCACCGGCAGCGAGCCGGGATGGGGGGTTTTCCTTAGCTTGGCCCCTTCGCCGAAACCGCCCTGGAACCAGGGCATCCGAACGCCGGGAGACGCGCCATGACAGTCGAACGGGCCGAGGCCCAAGCCACGGAAGAATTCTTCACCAACCGGACCGGGGATGCCGCGGATCACCGGCGCCGGCTGGGCCCTTGGAGCGTCTCGTCGATCGGCTGGGGCACCAATTCCGGGGAACTGCGCAACATCGTGGACCTGAAGGTCGAATCGGCCCTTCCCGAGGTGATAACCGGGGGCATCAATTTTCTGGACACCTCGCCCGCCTACCGCCACCGGCGCAGCCAGGCGGCCATCGGACGCGCACTTCCCCGACTGCTCTCCTCGGGCGCGGTACGGCGCGAGCAGTTGGTGTTCGCGAGCCATGTGGGCTTCGTGGCCCTCGACCGGCGCGAGGAAGATGCCCAGGAGTTCTTCCGTCGCCAGGTGCTGCCCGACTCTGGCCTCGAGGACGCGGATTTCGTGGCCGGAGCATGGTCGATGCACCCCCGCTGGATCCGTGCCCAGCTGGATCTGGCCTGCCGGCTGCTGGGTCTGGAACACATCGACCTGCTCTACCTGGATGCTCCCGAGATCGCGCTGAAACAGGAAGGCCCCGAGCGCTGGAAAGCGCTGCTGATGAGCGCCTTCGCCGAGCTGGAATCCCTTGTCAGCGAAGGCCGCATCGGTGCCTGGGGCATCGCCTCGCTGGAAGGCTTCACCGGCAACGACACACGCCGTGCCCCATTGCAGCTTCCCACCCTGCTCGAGTGGGCGCGACACGCGGGTGGCGGGAGCACGGGACTGTGCACCATCCAGGCGCCCTTCAGTCTGGCACAGCTGGACTTGCTCAATCCGGCCGGCGAAGGCCAGCCCACGCTGCAGGAGACTTTGTCCAGCACCGGGCTGTGCTTCACCGGCATGCTCAGCCTGGGCCAGGGCCAACTCTGCCAGGACCTGCCCCAGTATCTGCATCCTGCCATGCCGGGCTGTCGTACGGATGCCCAGCGCGCGCTCCAGTTCGCGCGCAGCACACAGGGGGTCACCAGTGCCCTGGTGGGCATGAAGACACGCGAGCACATCCAGGAACTCTGCCAACTCTCGGCACTGCCCGCCATGCCCCGGGAAGAATGGCTTGCCCTGTTCAGCTGATGCTCCACGGACCTTCGCGAAACGGGAGCTGCCGCAAGGAAAATTTTTGGGCGGATTGTCGCGTGTCGAGCGTCCGGCGGACTGAGTGACGCCCGATTCTGAACAAACCCTGTGCTCCCTCAAAGCTGAAACACGCCCGAACCCGGGACTTAGGCTCCCCCAAGTTCCGTGTTTGTCAAAGCCGTTTCCGACACGTGCGGCTATTGGGATTCTGAATTTCACTTCACTAACTTGGTGACACAACAAACCGGGCGCGCTCCGGAACCCTGATTCCCACGGACAGGAGGCGCACCGGGCGAGACCCGATTCACACATGTCCGGCCACCTGTGCGGAATGTGTGATCCATGTTTCATTTCCTGGAGGAAAGCATGAAGATGAACGGTATCGTCTTTTCCGCCCTTGCCATCGCTCTTTGCGGAGCCGTGGTACAGGATTCGCTGGCGACCGAGCTGAAGTTCGACGGACAGGTCCGCTATCGCAGTGAGTTCTCCAACTACTCCTTCGACAGCAATGTGGACTCCTACGGCATGTCGGCCCTGCGCACGCGCATCGGTTTCTCCGCCGCCCCCACCGAAGGTCTGGCGATCTACGTCCAGGCCCAGGACAGCCGCACCATGGGTGGCAACGGCACCAGTGGCACCCTGGTCAATGACATGAACTTCGGCATCCACCAGAGCTACCTGAGCTGGGACTGCCGCCTGATCAGTGGCCTCAACCTGCTGGCCGGCCGTTTCGAGATGCCCAAGGCCGACGAGCGCTTCTTCGGCAGTGTTGGCTGGAGCAATGTGGGACGCAGCTTCGACGGGTACGTGCTCGGTTACGAGACTCCCTTCACCATGGTCCAGTTCTACGGCATCAAGGTGGTCGAGAACTTCACCGCCAACCAGGATGTCACCGTCTGGGGTCTGTACTTCAACAACCTGTTCGACAAGCGCGTCGACCTGTTCTACAACAACGATGACTTCGGCCAGAACGCCGCCGAGGAAACCAATGTGCGCAGCACCATCGGTCTGCACTACGACAACGCCGGCGCCGAGTACTTCGACGGCAAGCTGGGCGTGAACTTCAACTTCGGCATGCAGATGGGCAGCAACGAGTGGGGCGGCACCGCCATGGACTACGCTGGCCAGCTGATCGGGCTGGACGCCACCTGGGCCCTGGACATGGGCTTCCTGAACAAGGTGGGCTTCGGCTACGAAATGCAGAGTGGCGACGACAGTGCCGACAACAGCATGGATGCCTGGCAGAACCTCTATCCCACGGCGCACAAGTTCAACGGCTACATGGATCTGGTCAACACCGGACCCAACGGCCTGAACGACATCCAGGTGAACTTCTGGGGCAGCATCGCCGACTTCGTGAACTACAAGCTGGACTACCACATGTTCAGTGCTGCGGCCGACTACTCAAATGGAACCACCATGGATACGGCCATCGGTTCCGAGATCGACCTGACGCTGAGCAAGAAGTTCGACAACTTCACGATCAACGCCGGCTACAGCATGTTCACCGCCGACGACCACTTCGCCGGCAATCCCAACGACGGCATGAACTGGATGTACCTGCAGTTGACTGCCGGTTTCAAGGACTGATCGGTCCTCCAGATCTCGATTGACAGGCGGCCCCCGAATGGGGGCCGCTTCCTTTTTGCCCGCACGTACACGCCGATTGCCCCACCGGAATCCGAGGTGAGCAACCGGTCAGGAATGCGTGTGGCCGGACAGGCGCTTAAGCGCGACTCGTGAGGCTGGATGAAATGAAAAGGGCCCGCCTTGGCGGGCCCCCGGGCAGGGTCAGATCTCGCGGCGCAGGCGCTTGACGGGTATCTCCATCTGCTCACGGTACTTCTGCACCGTGCGCCGGGCCACCTTGTAACCATCCTCGGCCAGCATCTCGGCAATCTTCTGGTCGGAGAGCGGGCGCTTCTTGTTCTCGCTCTCGACGATGTCCTTGAGCTTGCTCTTGATGATCTTGGTGGACACATCCTCGCCGCTGTCGGTGGTCATGCCCTCGCTGAAGAAGTACTTCAGCTCGAACACACCCCACTCGGTCTGCACGTACTTGCGGTTGGTGACACGGCTGATGGTGGAGATGTCCATCTCGATGTCCTCGGCCACATCCCGCAGGATCATCGGGCGGATGTACTCCTTGCCGAAGAGGAAGAAATCCATC from Candidatus Delongbacteria bacterium includes the following:
- a CDS encoding aldo/keto reductase produces the protein MTVERAEAQATEEFFTNRTGDAADHRRRLGPWSVSSIGWGTNSGELRNIVDLKVESALPEVITGGINFLDTSPAYRHRRSQAAIGRALPRLLSSGAVRREQLVFASHVGFVALDRREEDAQEFFRRQVLPDSGLEDADFVAGAWSMHPRWIRAQLDLACRLLGLEHIDLLYLDAPEIALKQEGPERWKALLMSAFAELESLVSEGRIGAWGIASLEGFTGNDTRRAPLQLPTLLEWARHAGGGSTGLCTIQAPFSLAQLDLLNPAGEGQPTLQETLSSTGLCFTGMLSLGQGQLCQDLPQYLHPAMPGCRTDAQRALQFARSTQGVTSALVGMKTREHIQELCQLSALPAMPREEWLALFS
- a CDS encoding alginate export family protein; translated protein: MFHFLEESMKMNGIVFSALAIALCGAVVQDSLATELKFDGQVRYRSEFSNYSFDSNVDSYGMSALRTRIGFSAAPTEGLAIYVQAQDSRTMGGNGTSGTLVNDMNFGIHQSYLSWDCRLISGLNLLAGRFEMPKADERFFGSVGWSNVGRSFDGYVLGYETPFTMVQFYGIKVVENFTANQDVTVWGLYFNNLFDKRVDLFYNNDDFGQNAAEETNVRSTIGLHYDNAGAEYFDGKLGVNFNFGMQMGSNEWGGTAMDYAGQLIGLDATWALDMGFLNKVGFGYEMQSGDDSADNSMDAWQNLYPTAHKFNGYMDLVNTGPNGLNDIQVNFWGSIADFVNYKLDYHMFSAAADYSNGTTMDTAIGSEIDLTLSKKFDNFTINAGYSMFTADDHFAGNPNDGMNWMYLQLTAGFKD